A DNA window from Pedomonas mirosovicensis contains the following coding sequences:
- a CDS encoding dienelactone hydrolase family protein, producing the protein MGREISLTASDGSGSFSAYLAEPASGTGPGIVVIQEIFGVNHDVRAKCDAWAEKGYFALAPDLFWRQEPGVQITDKTEAEWAKAMSLMNGLDLDKGIEDLKTAIDSLREVHGCTGKVGTVGFCLGGRLAYMCATRTNADANAAYYGVTIEKMLDEAANITRPLLMHIAQEDRFVSKDAQAQIHAALDDHPQVTIYDYPGVDHAFTRINGQNFDRQATDLAHGRTTEFFAEHLR; encoded by the coding sequence ATGGGACGCGAGATCAGCCTTACCGCAAGCGACGGCTCCGGCAGCTTCAGCGCCTATCTGGCGGAACCGGCCAGCGGCACCGGCCCCGGCATCGTGGTCATCCAGGAAATCTTCGGCGTGAACCACGACGTGCGCGCCAAGTGCGACGCCTGGGCCGAGAAGGGCTATTTCGCGCTCGCGCCCGATCTCTTCTGGCGGCAGGAGCCAGGCGTGCAGATCACCGACAAGACCGAGGCGGAATGGGCCAAGGCCATGTCGCTGATGAACGGCTTGGATCTGGACAAGGGGATAGAGGACCTGAAGACCGCCATTGATTCCCTGCGCGAGGTTCATGGCTGCACCGGCAAGGTGGGCACCGTCGGCTTCTGCCTCGGCGGGCGGCTGGCCTACATGTGCGCCACCCGCACCAACGCGGATGCCAATGCCGCCTACTATGGCGTCACCATCGAGAAGATGCTCGATGAAGCCGCCAACATCACCAGGCCGCTGCTGATGCATATTGCCCAGGAAGACCGGTTCGTCAGCAAGGACGCGCAAGCGCAGATCCATGCCGCGCTCGACGATCACCCGCAGGTGACGATCTACGACTATCCGGGCGTGGACCACGCCTTCACCCGCATCAACGGCCAAAACTTCGACAGGCAAGCCACCGACCTGGCGCACGGCCGCACCACTGAATTCTTCGCCGAGCATCTCCGCTAA
- a CDS encoding [protein-PII] uridylyltransferase, translating into MKELFAKIPNRRAIINRPVIADQIAELAEEGGDAGDLRRKAVAILKKALTTGRMELRRRMLEDETRGKQLARAYAFLTDQIVRLSFDFAARVLYPRANPTQGERLSLCAVGGYGRGEMAPHSDVDILFITPYKPTPWTEQVVEATLYMLWDLRLKVGHASRTIPEIIRYAREDLTIRTALLEARYVWGDEALYDEARAAFYRDVIPGTEQDYVRDKLAERDQRHKRMGDSRYVVEPNLKEGKGGLRDLHTLFWIGKYMHRTADVSELVEKGLLRAGELRQFLKAEEFLWSVRCHLHDLVGRADERLTFDVQRELAARLKYADRPGASGVERFMKHYFLIAKQVGDLTRQFLAHLEESQKKRPLWRLPALKLRSRKLAGFVLADGRISAPSEDFFRQEPIRLLQLFHLADQHGVEIHPQTVRQVARDASMIGTRLREDREANRLFLEILTSRNSPEKSLRLMNEVGVFGRFVPDFGRVVAQMQYDMYHHYTVDEHTIRAIGLLSRIEKGELKDDHPTGTELMQKMVSRRVLYVAVLLHDIAKGRKGDHSELGAEVALRLCPRFGLTAAETETVSWLVRYHLLMSNVAFKRDLADFKTILDFADQVQSPERLKLLFLLTCVDIRAVGPGVWNGWKGQLLRELYAAAEEVLRLGHKTVGRQERINAKQDQLAEQLKWSERRFKAYRTRFFDAYWIAEPQDVLALNAEQVHAADKAKKPLSISTVVDENAGTTLVSLYAADHPGLFYRLAGAISLAGANILGARIHTTRDGMALDNITIECATGGAFNEPDQILRLEQTVAETLAGRVKLKDRLAAKPLLRARAEVFHVETNVLIDNMASNRYTVVEINATDRPALLFSLTSIFYQAKVTIHSAHIATYGERAVDVFYITDLTGGKITNANRLKALERRLLAAIDGTDGEEEVPATSPVAAE; encoded by the coding sequence ATGAAAGAGCTGTTCGCCAAGATCCCCAACCGCCGCGCCATCATCAACCGGCCTGTGATCGCCGACCAGATCGCAGAGCTGGCGGAGGAAGGCGGCGACGCCGGGGATCTGCGGCGAAAGGCCGTCGCCATTCTCAAGAAGGCCTTGACGACCGGACGCATGGAGCTGCGCCGGCGCATGCTGGAGGACGAGACGCGAGGCAAGCAGCTGGCCCGCGCCTATGCCTTCCTGACCGACCAGATCGTGCGCCTCAGCTTTGATTTTGCCGCCCGCGTGCTTTACCCGCGCGCCAACCCCACCCAGGGCGAGCGGCTGAGCCTATGCGCCGTGGGCGGCTATGGACGGGGCGAGATGGCGCCGCATTCCGACGTCGATATCCTGTTCATCACGCCCTACAAGCCGACGCCGTGGACCGAGCAGGTGGTGGAAGCCACCCTTTACATGCTGTGGGACCTGCGCCTGAAAGTGGGCCACGCCAGCCGCACTATCCCTGAGATCATCCGCTATGCGCGGGAGGACCTGACCATTCGCACCGCGCTTCTGGAAGCGCGCTATGTATGGGGCGACGAGGCGCTCTACGACGAGGCCCGCGCCGCCTTTTACCGCGATGTCATCCCCGGCACCGAGCAGGACTATGTGCGCGACAAGCTGGCCGAGCGGGACCAGCGCCACAAGCGCATGGGCGACAGCCGCTATGTGGTGGAGCCCAACCTGAAGGAGGGCAAGGGCGGCTTGCGCGACCTGCACACTCTGTTCTGGATCGGCAAGTACATGCACCGCACGGCCGATGTGAGCGAACTGGTGGAGAAGGGCCTGCTGCGCGCCGGAGAGTTGCGCCAGTTCCTCAAGGCCGAGGAGTTCCTGTGGAGCGTGCGCTGCCACCTCCATGACCTGGTGGGCCGCGCCGACGAGCGGCTGACCTTCGACGTGCAGCGGGAGCTGGCCGCCCGCCTGAAATACGCCGACCGGCCCGGCGCCTCCGGCGTCGAGCGGTTCATGAAACACTACTTCCTCATCGCCAAGCAGGTGGGGGACCTCACCCGCCAGTTCCTCGCGCACCTGGAGGAAAGCCAGAAGAAGCGGCCGCTATGGCGACTGCCCGCGCTCAAGCTGCGCTCCCGCAAACTCGCAGGCTTCGTGCTGGCGGACGGGCGCATCTCCGCCCCCTCGGAAGACTTCTTCCGGCAGGAGCCGATCCGCCTGTTGCAGCTGTTTCATTTGGCCGACCAGCATGGGGTTGAAATCCACCCGCAAACCGTGCGGCAGGTGGCGCGCGATGCCTCCATGATCGGCACGCGGCTGCGCGAGGACCGGGAAGCCAACCGTCTGTTTCTCGAGATCCTCACCTCGCGCAACAGCCCGGAGAAATCCCTGCGCCTGATGAACGAGGTGGGTGTGTTCGGCCGCTTCGTGCCGGACTTCGGCCGCGTCGTCGCGCAGATGCAGTACGACATGTACCACCACTACACGGTGGACGAGCACACCATCCGTGCCATTGGCCTGCTCTCCCGCATCGAGAAAGGCGAGCTGAAGGACGATCACCCGACCGGCACAGAGCTGATGCAGAAGATGGTCTCGCGCCGGGTGCTCTATGTTGCCGTGCTGCTGCATGACATCGCCAAGGGTCGCAAGGGCGACCACAGCGAGCTGGGGGCGGAAGTAGCGCTGCGCCTGTGCCCCCGCTTCGGCCTGACGGCGGCGGAAACGGAAACCGTCTCCTGGCTGGTGCGGTATCACCTGCTGATGTCCAACGTCGCCTTCAAGCGCGACCTGGCCGACTTCAAGACCATCCTCGACTTCGCTGACCAGGTGCAGAGCCCGGAGCGGCTGAAGCTGCTGTTCCTGCTCACCTGCGTCGATATCCGCGCCGTCGGCCCCGGCGTGTGGAACGGCTGGAAGGGCCAACTGCTGCGCGAACTCTATGCCGCCGCCGAGGAGGTGCTGCGCCTCGGCCACAAGACCGTCGGCCGGCAGGAGCGTATCAACGCCAAGCAGGACCAGCTTGCCGAGCAGCTGAAGTGGAGCGAGCGGCGCTTCAAGGCCTATCGCACCCGCTTCTTCGATGCCTACTGGATCGCCGAGCCGCAGGATGTGCTGGCGCTGAATGCCGAGCAGGTTCATGCGGCGGACAAGGCCAAGAAGCCGCTCTCTATCTCGACGGTGGTGGACGAGAACGCAGGCACCACCCTCGTCTCCCTCTACGCCGCCGACCACCCCGGCCTGTTCTACCGCCTCGCGGGCGCGATCTCGCTGGCGGGCGCGAACATCCTGGGCGCGCGCATCCACACCACGCGCGACGGCATGGCGCTCGACAACATCACCATCGAATGCGCCACCGGCGGCGCATTCAACGAGCCTGACCAGATCCTGCGCCTCGAACAGACCGTCGCTGAAACCCTTGCGGGCCGGGTGAAGCTGAAGGACCGGCTGGCGGCCAAGCCGCTCCTTCGGGCGCGGGCCGAGGTCTTCCACGTGGAGACCAACGTGCTCATCGATAACATGGCATCCAACCGCTACACGGTGGTCGAGATCAACGCCACGGACCGCCCCGCCCTGCTGTTCTCCCTCACCTCCATCTTCTACCAGGCCAAGGTGACGATCCACTCCGCCCACATCGCCACCTACGGCGAGCGCGCCGTGGACGTGTTCTACATCACCGACCTCACCGGCGGGAAAATCACCAACGCCAACCGTTTGAAGGCGCTGGAACGCCGCCTGCTCGCCGCCATCGACGGCACGGACGGCGAAGAGGAAGTTCCTGCCACGAGCCCGGTAGCGGCGGAGTAG
- a CDS encoding glycerophosphodiester phosphodiesterase family protein — translation MKSDALALAAALLPLAGPQAQADDLTTQLDCLRESHIGLASAHRGRLAPEAPENSLSGLQAAWQAGIRLLEVDVAATREGKLVLLHDDTLDRTTTGAGPVSEIAFERLKSVSLKDAQGKPVPETVPSLVEALRWAKKAGAWLQLDVKRKTRFEDVIAAVQSEGMTGQVVIITYSLKDALKVHRLEPQVMISAPIWSAGDLTTLQQKGFDLTRLIAFTGTRTPNPALWAALRREGVEAIFGTLGPEETRLDEAYLADGNPSEYADLVRQGVTIVATDRPAMAQQALDAALDTCIADTKDKS, via the coding sequence GTGAAATCCGACGCCCTCGCGCTGGCGGCAGCCTTGCTGCCGCTGGCCGGGCCGCAAGCCCAGGCCGATGATCTAACCACGCAGCTCGATTGCCTGCGTGAAAGCCACATCGGCCTGGCATCGGCCCACCGGGGGCGTTTGGCCCCTGAAGCGCCCGAGAACAGCCTCTCAGGCCTTCAGGCAGCTTGGCAAGCAGGCATCCGCCTTCTGGAGGTGGATGTGGCGGCGACCCGCGAGGGCAAGCTTGTCCTTCTTCATGACGACACGCTCGACCGGACGACCACCGGCGCCGGGCCGGTGAGCGAAATCGCATTTGAGCGCCTGAAATCCGTTTCCCTGAAGGACGCGCAGGGCAAGCCGGTGCCGGAAACGGTGCCCAGCCTTGTCGAGGCGCTCCGTTGGGCGAAGAAAGCTGGCGCCTGGCTTCAGCTGGACGTCAAACGAAAGACGCGCTTCGAGGACGTGATCGCCGCCGTCCAATCCGAAGGCATGACGGGGCAGGTGGTCATCATCACCTATAGCCTGAAGGATGCCCTCAAGGTTCACCGGTTGGAACCGCAGGTGATGATTTCGGCTCCCATCTGGTCAGCGGGGGACCTTACCACCCTGCAGCAGAAAGGGTTCGACCTGACCCGGCTGATCGCCTTCACCGGCACCCGCACGCCCAATCCCGCCCTCTGGGCGGCGCTGCGCCGGGAGGGCGTGGAGGCCATCTTCGGCACCTTGGGACCGGAGGAAACGCGCCTTGATGAAGCCTATCTGGCGGACGGCAACCCTTCCGAATACGCCGATCTCGTCCGTCAGGGCGTCACGATCGTTGCCACTGACAGGCCGGCCATGGCGCAGCAGGCGCTGGACGCGGCCCTGGACACTTGCATCGCGGACACGAAGGACAAATCATGA
- a CDS encoding methylated-DNA--[protein]-cysteine S-methyltransferase — MPTISLHTPIGDITVCEDEGQIVAVEWGWGSEQEETPLLREAREQLDAYFDGKLQNFALPLAPYGTPRRQQIWQAMSAIPYGQTKTYGQIANEIGTAARAVGQACARNPIPILIPCHRVLSATPSRDFYSFGEGTETKTMLLRLEGALGH; from the coding sequence ATGCCCACCATTTCTCTCCACACGCCCATTGGCGATATCACCGTGTGCGAGGACGAGGGACAGATCGTTGCCGTTGAATGGGGGTGGGGCAGCGAGCAGGAGGAAACACCCTTGTTACGGGAGGCGCGCGAGCAGCTGGACGCCTATTTCGACGGTAAGCTTCAGAATTTCGCCCTGCCGCTTGCGCCCTATGGCACGCCGCGCCGCCAGCAGATCTGGCAAGCCATGTCGGCCATTCCTTACGGCCAAACCAAAACATACGGACAAATCGCCAATGAGATTGGCACTGCGGCCCGCGCGGTCGGACAAGCTTGCGCGCGGAATCCCATTCCTATTCTTATCCCATGCCACCGGGTGTTGAGCGCAACGCCAAGCCGGGATTTCTACAGCTTCGGCGAAGGCACCGAGACCAAGACCATGCTGCTGCGCCTTGAAGGTGCGCTGGGTCATTGA
- a CDS encoding quinone oxidoreductase family protein, whose translation MKAIQVNETGGPEVLKLVDLPTPTPGPGEVLVRHTAIGLNFIDTYHRSGLYALPLPFTPGQEGAGVVEAVGEGVTRLSKGDRIAYAWGPVGAYAEYRTLPADRAVKLPEGLDDRIAAASLLKACTVEYLVCRTHTVKKGETVLWHAAAGGVGLLAVQWLKSIGAAVIGTAGSKEKADLARAHGCDHVILYREEDVPTRVKEITNGKGVPVVYDSVGKDTFAASLDCLQPRGLMVSFGNASGPVTGVDLGILATKGSLYVTRPTLVHYYATPEDRERYCAQVFDKILKGDLKVEIEQTFALDNVAEAHRALAARKTTGCTIIEP comes from the coding sequence ATGAAAGCCATTCAGGTTAACGAGACAGGCGGCCCGGAAGTCCTGAAACTGGTGGATCTGCCAACGCCAACGCCCGGTCCCGGCGAGGTGCTGGTGCGCCACACCGCCATCGGGCTGAATTTCATCGATACCTACCACCGCAGCGGGCTCTATGCCCTGCCGCTGCCCTTCACGCCGGGGCAGGAAGGCGCAGGCGTCGTCGAGGCCGTGGGCGAGGGGGTGACGCGTCTGAGCAAGGGAGACCGCATCGCCTATGCCTGGGGGCCGGTCGGCGCCTATGCAGAGTATCGCACCCTTCCGGCCGACAGGGCCGTCAAGCTGCCCGAGGGACTGGACGACCGCATTGCCGCCGCAAGCCTGCTGAAGGCCTGTACAGTTGAATATCTCGTCTGCCGCACCCACACCGTCAAGAAGGGCGAAACGGTGCTGTGGCATGCCGCTGCGGGCGGCGTGGGGCTATTGGCGGTGCAGTGGCTCAAGTCCATCGGCGCAGCCGTCATCGGCACGGCGGGCAGCAAGGAGAAGGCGGACCTCGCCCGCGCCCACGGCTGCGACCACGTGATCCTCTACCGCGAGGAAGATGTTCCCACCCGCGTGAAGGAGATCACCAACGGCAAGGGCGTGCCTGTGGTCTATGACTCGGTCGGCAAGGACACCTTCGCCGCATCCCTCGACTGCCTCCAGCCGCGCGGGCTGATGGTCTCCTTCGGCAACGCCTCCGGTCCGGTGACGGGCGTTGATCTCGGCATCCTCGCCACCAAGGGCTCGCTCTACGTCACCCGGCCGACGCTGGTGCACTACTACGCCACCCCCGAAGATCGGGAGCGCTACTGCGCCCAGGTGTTCGACAAGATCCTGAAGGGCGACCTCAAGGTGGAGATCGAGCAGACCTTCGCGCTCGATAACGTCGCTGAAGCCCACCGGGCGCTCGCCGCGCGCAAGACCACCGGCTGCACGATCATCGAGCCATAG
- a CDS encoding pyruvate, water dikinase regulatory protein, protein MTRLHLHLVSDSTGETLESVAKACLAQFEGVQAVKHFWPMIRSERQIERVMEEIAQRPGLVLFTLVNPAARDRLQSRCLQMGLPAISVLDPVLQALSQTLGQTARGLPGRQHLMDAAYFNRIEAMHFTMAHDDGQSAETLNEADIVLLGVSRTSKTPTSIYLANRGYKTANVPVVPSIPLPESVFRLTRPLVIGLTTSAERLVQIRRNRLLTLNQSTDSDYVREDEVTAEITFARRLFTQHGWPVIDVTRRSIEETAAAILNYLAQRQEALNGNGNGSGNGK, encoded by the coding sequence ATGACCAGGCTCCATCTTCATCTCGTGTCGGACTCCACAGGCGAAACGCTGGAATCCGTGGCAAAGGCGTGTCTCGCCCAGTTCGAGGGCGTGCAGGCCGTCAAACACTTCTGGCCGATGATCCGCTCCGAACGGCAGATCGAGCGGGTGATGGAAGAGATCGCCCAGCGGCCGGGCCTGGTGTTGTTCACACTGGTCAATCCGGCCGCGCGGGACCGCCTGCAAAGCCGCTGCCTGCAAATGGGCCTGCCCGCCATTTCGGTGCTCGATCCGGTGCTGCAGGCGCTGAGCCAGACCCTCGGCCAGACGGCGCGCGGCCTGCCCGGCCGCCAGCACCTCATGGACGCGGCCTATTTCAACCGCATCGAGGCCATGCACTTCACCATGGCGCACGACGACGGCCAGTCGGCCGAAACGCTGAACGAGGCGGATATCGTGCTGCTGGGCGTCTCCCGCACGTCCAAGACACCGACGAGCATCTATCTCGCCAACCGCGGCTACAAGACCGCCAACGTGCCGGTGGTGCCCAGCATTCCGCTGCCCGAGAGCGTGTTCCGCCTCACCCGGCCGCTGGTGATCGGCCTCACCACCTCGGCGGAGCGCTTGGTGCAGATCCGCCGCAACCGGCTGCTCACGCTCAACCAGTCCACCGACAGCGACTATGTGCGCGAGGACGAGGTGACGGCTGAGATCACCTTCGCCCGCCGCCTGTTTACGCAGCACGGCTGGCCCGTTATCGATGTGACCCGCCGCTCGATCGAGGAGACGGCGGCGGCGATCCTCAACTATCTGGCCCAGCGTCAGGAGGCCCTGAACGGGAATGGGAACGGGAGCGGAAATGGCAAGTGA
- the dnaQ gene encoding DNA polymerase III subunit epsilon: protein MREVVFDTETTGFDPEKGDRLIEIGCVELFDRLPTGRTLHLLINPQRDVPAAAVEVHGITTEMLKDKPIFGAIADEFLEFIGDAPLVAHNAEFDFRFINWELRNIGRDILPARRMVDTLEIAKRKFPGAKATLDMLCTRFGIDRSARVKHGALLDAQLLAEVYLELMGGRQNRLELVADVASATEEIKVVRTWRAPRPHEPTEEELAAHAAFLDKMKKPPIWRQA from the coding sequence ATGCGTGAAGTCGTTTTTGATACCGAAACCACGGGCTTCGACCCGGAGAAGGGCGATCGGCTCATCGAAATCGGCTGCGTCGAGCTGTTCGACCGGCTGCCCACGGGCCGCACGCTGCACCTGCTCATCAATCCCCAGCGCGACGTTCCGGCCGCGGCGGTCGAGGTGCACGGCATCACGACCGAAATGCTGAAGGACAAGCCGATCTTCGGCGCGATCGCGGACGAGTTTCTGGAGTTCATCGGCGATGCGCCCCTGGTGGCGCACAACGCCGAGTTCGACTTCCGTTTCATCAACTGGGAGCTACGGAACATCGGGCGGGATATCCTGCCGGCCCGCCGCATGGTCGACACGCTGGAAATCGCCAAGCGCAAGTTCCCCGGCGCCAAGGCGACGCTGGATATGCTCTGCACCCGCTTCGGCATCGACCGCTCGGCCCGCGTGAAGCACGGCGCGCTGCTCGATGCCCAGCTGCTCGCCGAGGTCTACCTCGAACTCATGGGCGGGCGGCAGAACCGGCTGGAACTGGTCGCCGACGTTGCCTCGGCGACAGAGGAAATCAAGGTGGTCCGCACCTGGCGCGCGCCCCGCCCGCACGAGCCGACCGAAGAAGAACTCGCCGCCCACGCCGCCTTCCTCGACAAGATGAAAAAGCCGCCCATCTGGCGTCAGGCGTAA
- the hemJ gene encoding protoporphyrinogen oxidase HemJ — MAGFLGDAYLWVKAFHLIAVIFWVAGMFMMPRFFAYHAEENATHGVGSPVDLTWRERERRLMRIIINPAMIVAWVLGLMLAFNIGWMGGWLHAKVAIVLLLSAYHGFLSRWRKEFAAGNNPRTTKFYRVVNELPTLAVVVIVILVIVKPF, encoded by the coding sequence GTGGCAGGTTTTCTGGGCGATGCCTACCTGTGGGTGAAGGCATTCCACCTCATCGCCGTGATTTTCTGGGTGGCGGGCATGTTCATGATGCCCCGCTTCTTCGCCTATCACGCCGAGGAGAATGCCACGCACGGCGTCGGCTCGCCCGTTGACCTGACCTGGCGGGAGCGCGAGCGCCGCCTGATGCGGATCATCATCAACCCGGCGATGATCGTTGCCTGGGTCCTGGGGTTGATGCTGGCGTTCAATATCGGTTGGATGGGCGGCTGGCTGCACGCCAAGGTTGCGATTGTGCTGCTGCTTTCCGCCTATCACGGCTTCCTGTCCCGCTGGCGGAAAGAATTCGCGGCCGGGAACAACCCGCGCACGACCAAGTTCTACCGGGTGGTCAATGAACTGCCTACCCTGGCAGTTGTTGTCATCGTTATTCTGGTTATCGTAAAGCCGTTCTAA
- a CDS encoding Maf family protein produces the protein MASDPTKGGPPAPSLILASTSASRQAMLTAAGVPFEAIPPRVDEDELKASLKAQKASPRAIADALAETKALKISQRIPGALVLGCDQVLSFGKAEMLDKPRSLEEARAHLELLRGQEHKLISAAVIAQNGQAVWRFVDTATLSMRNFSPAFLDDYLAHEGEALLGCVGCYRLEGRGAQLFSRINGDFFTILGLPLLAVLDYLRERKVLVR, from the coding sequence ATGGCAAGTGATCCAACCAAAGGCGGGCCGCCCGCGCCAAGCCTTATCCTGGCCTCCACCAGCGCCAGCCGACAGGCCATGCTGACGGCGGCGGGCGTGCCGTTCGAGGCGATCCCGCCCCGCGTGGACGAAGATGAGCTGAAGGCCAGTCTCAAGGCGCAGAAGGCCAGCCCCCGCGCCATCGCCGATGCGCTGGCCGAAACCAAGGCGCTGAAAATCTCGCAACGCATCCCCGGCGCGCTGGTGCTCGGCTGCGATCAGGTGCTGAGCTTCGGCAAGGCTGAGATGCTGGACAAGCCGCGCTCGCTGGAGGAAGCGCGCGCGCATCTGGAACTGCTGCGGGGCCAGGAGCACAAGCTCATCTCCGCTGCTGTCATCGCCCAGAACGGCCAGGCCGTGTGGCGCTTCGTCGATACCGCAACGCTGAGCATGCGGAACTTCAGCCCAGCGTTTCTGGACGACTACCTCGCCCACGAGGGCGAGGCGCTGCTGGGCTGCGTCGGCTGCTACCGGCTGGAAGGGCGGGGCGCGCAGCTGTTCAGCCGCATCAACGGAGACTTCTTCACCATCCTCGGCCTGCCGCTGCTCGCGGTGCTGGACTACCTGCGCGAGCGCAAGGTGCTAGTGAGGTAG
- the rho gene encoding transcription termination factor Rho, whose product MHLQDLKRKTPAELVAMAEELGVENASTLRKQDLMFSILKQMAETDVQIMGGGVIEVLPDGFGFLRSPEANYLAGPDDIYVSPSQVRRFGLRTGDTVEGEIRAPKDGERYFALVKVSTINFDEPDVVRHRVNFDNLTPLYPNEKFTLDLYDPTRKDMSSRVIDIISPQGKGQRALIVAPPRTGKTVLLQNMAHAITANHPEVYLIVLLIDERPEEVTDMQRSVRGEVISSTFDEPAARHVQVAEMVIEKAKRLVEHKRDVVILLDSITRLARAYNTVVPSSGKVLTGGVDANALQRPKRFFGAARNIEEGGSLSIIATALIDTGSRMDEVIFEEFKGTGNSEIILDRKVADKRIFPAIDVGKSGTRKEEMLVDKGTLSKMWVLRRILMQMGTVDAMEFLLDKMKDSKSNEDFFAAMNQ is encoded by the coding sequence ATGCATTTGCAAGACCTCAAGCGGAAAACGCCGGCTGAACTCGTGGCCATGGCCGAAGAGCTGGGTGTCGAGAACGCCTCTACCCTGCGGAAGCAGGACCTGATGTTCTCCATCCTGAAGCAGATGGCCGAAACCGACGTCCAGATCATGGGCGGCGGCGTCATCGAGGTTCTGCCGGACGGCTTCGGTTTTCTGCGGTCGCCCGAGGCCAACTATCTGGCCGGTCCCGACGATATTTATGTCTCTCCCTCCCAAGTGCGCCGCTTCGGTCTGCGGACCGGCGACACGGTTGAAGGTGAGATCCGCGCTCCCAAGGATGGTGAGCGCTACTTCGCCCTGGTCAAGGTTTCGACCATCAACTTCGACGAGCCGGACGTTGTTCGTCATCGCGTCAACTTCGACAACCTGACGCCGCTCTATCCGAACGAGAAGTTCACCCTCGATCTTTATGATCCGACCCGCAAGGACATGTCCTCGCGCGTCATCGACATCATCTCGCCGCAGGGCAAGGGCCAGCGCGCCCTGATCGTGGCGCCGCCGCGCACCGGTAAGACCGTGCTGCTGCAGAACATGGCCCACGCCATCACCGCCAACCACCCGGAAGTCTACCTCATCGTTCTCCTGATCGATGAGCGCCCGGAAGAAGTGACCGACATGCAGCGCTCGGTGCGCGGCGAGGTCATCTCCTCCACCTTCGACGAACCGGCCGCGCGGCACGTGCAGGTGGCAGAAATGGTCATCGAGAAGGCCAAGCGCCTCGTTGAGCACAAGCGCGACGTGGTGATCCTGCTCGACTCGATCACCCGCCTGGCACGCGCCTACAACACCGTGGTGCCCTCCTCTGGCAAGGTGCTGACCGGCGGCGTGGACGCCAACGCCCTCCAGCGGCCGAAGCGCTTCTTCGGCGCGGCCCGCAACATCGAGGAAGGCGGCTCGCTGTCGATCATCGCCACCGCGCTCATCGATACCGGCAGCCGCATGGACGAAGTGATCTTCGAAGAGTTCAAGGGCACCGGCAACTCGGAAATCATTCTCGACCGCAAGGTGGCCGACAAGCGCATCTTCCCGGCCATCGACGTGGGCAAGTCCGGCACCCGCAAGGAAGAAATGCTGGTGGACAAGGGCACGCTGTCCAAGATGTGGGTGCTGCGCCGCATCCTCATGCAGATGGGCACGGTGGATGCCATGGAATTCCTCCTCGACAAGATGAAGGATTCCAAATCCAACGAGGATTTCTTCGCCGCGATGAACCAGTAA
- a CDS encoding YjbE family putative metal transport protein (Members of this highly hydrophobic protein family,regularly are found preceded by the yybP-ykoY manganese riboswitch (see RF00080). A metal cation transport function is proposed.), protein MESLLQGVVDTAALAAFLQVVLIDITLAGDNAIVVGSLAAGLPKADQRRVIFIGILAALILRIIFALVASQLLEIIGLLLAGGILLLWVAWKMYRELHPAKPQSDENGDGIPEDGNVKPVKSFAQAAWAVALADVSMSLDNVLAVAGASHEHPWIMVFGLVLSVALMGVAAGFIARVIDRFRWIAYVGLVVIIYVALKMIWEGWHQVAPFIGA, encoded by the coding sequence GTGGAGTCACTTTTACAAGGCGTGGTCGATACGGCTGCGCTGGCCGCCTTCCTCCAGGTGGTGCTGATCGACATTACCCTGGCCGGCGACAATGCCATTGTGGTGGGCTCCTTGGCAGCGGGCCTGCCCAAGGCTGACCAGCGGCGGGTCATCTTCATCGGCATTCTTGCCGCGCTGATCCTGCGGATCATCTTCGCGTTGGTCGCCTCCCAGCTGCTCGAGATCATTGGCCTGCTGCTTGCCGGCGGCATTCTGCTTCTCTGGGTCGCATGGAAAATGTACCGCGAGTTGCATCCCGCCAAGCCTCAGAGCGACGAGAATGGCGACGGCATTCCCGAGGACGGCAACGTCAAGCCGGTCAAGTCCTTCGCCCAGGCTGCCTGGGCCGTGGCGCTGGCCGACGTTTCCATGAGCCTCGACAACGTGCTGGCCGTGGCCGGCGCGTCGCACGAGCACCCGTGGATCATGGTCTTCGGCCTGGTTCTCTCGGTTGCCCTCATGGGCGTGGCCGCAGGCTTCATCGCCCGCGTCATCGACCGCTTCCGGTGGATCGCCTACGTGGGCCTTGTCGTAATCATTTACGTGGCCCTCAAGATGATCTGGGAGGGCTGGCACCAGGTTGCGCCCTTCATTGGCGCGTAA